A window of the Hordeum vulgare subsp. vulgare chromosome 5H, MorexV3_pseudomolecules_assembly, whole genome shotgun sequence genome harbors these coding sequences:
- the LOC123399946 gene encoding uncharacterized protein LOC123399946 isoform X1, producing MMITRGCLCTNHPYDMYKDHASGGFHLMSCLKDVPTLKGDNYSEWNKKVDMTLVCVEVDWILEKPQPVKHSEPVRDANDDDDAWEKKKWDHATVEMSYSISNQNWVNANKKCLSFIKNTIETSIMGLNCRVHFRRGDAKKGKEPVHPLFKDICHPLDKTSGHTELHWRWPWHKRAHPSDEQYGSQAQAHGCICGDQTSFPRPPVYSFAAKGI from the exons ATGATGATTACAAGGGGTTGTTTATGTACAAACCATCCCTATGATATGTACAAAGACCATGCATCAG GAGGTTTCCACCTAATGAGTTGCCTCAAGGACGTTCCAACACTCAAAGGTGATAATTACTCTGAGTGGAATAAGAAAGTTGATATGACTCTTGTTTGCGTTGAGGTGGACTGGATTCTGGAAAAACCACAGCCCGTTAAGCATTCAGAGCCAGTCAGAGacgccaatgatgatgatgatgcatgggAGAAAAAGAAGTGGGATCATGCCACAGTGGAGATGTCCTACTCCATAAGCAACCAAAATTGGGTAAATGCCAACAAAAAGTGTTTGTCATTTATAAAGAACACAATTGAGACATCCATTATGGGACTCAACTGCAGAGTGCACTTCCGCAGAGGAGATGCTAAAAAAGGTAAAGAGCCAGTTCACCCGCTCTTCAAAGACATATGCCACCCACTTGATAAAACAAGTGGTCACACAGAGCTACACTGGAGGTGGCCATGGCATAAGAGAGCACATCCTTCGGATGAGCAATACGGCAGCCAAGCTCAAGCCCATGGATGCATATGTGGAGATCAAACCAGCTTTCCTCGTCCACCTGTTTATAGTTTCGCTGCCAAAGGAATTTGA
- the LOC123399946 gene encoding uncharacterized protein LOC123399946 isoform X2 yields the protein MMITRGCLCTNHPYDMYKDHASGGFHLMSCLKDVPTLKGDNYSEWNKKVDMTLVCVEVDWILEKPQPVKHSEPVRDANDDDDAWEKKKWDHATVEMSYSISNQNWVNANKKCLSFIKNTIETSIMGLNCRVHFRRGDAKKGYYTQ from the exons ATGATGATTACAAGGGGTTGTTTATGTACAAACCATCCCTATGATATGTACAAAGACCATGCATCAG GAGGTTTCCACCTAATGAGTTGCCTCAAGGACGTTCCAACACTCAAAGGTGATAATTACTCTGAGTGGAATAAGAAAGTTGATATGACTCTTGTTTGCGTTGAGGTGGACTGGATTCTGGAAAAACCACAGCCCGTTAAGCATTCAGAGCCAGTCAGAGacgccaatgatgatgatgatgcatgggAGAAAAAGAAGTGGGATCATGCCACAGTGGAGATGTCCTACTCCATAAGCAACCAAAATTGGGTAAATGCCAACAAAAAGTGTTTGTCATTTATAAAGAACACAATTGAGACATCCATTATGGGACTCAACTGCAGAGTGCACTTCCGCAGAGGAGATGCTAAAAAAG GTTATTACACTCAGTAG